The following nucleotide sequence is from Clupea harengus chromosome 17, Ch_v2.0.2, whole genome shotgun sequence.
AATGGGGCGATGAAGGGGCTTCCTTTGTGGCCCAGaccaggtgtgtgagtgtgtgtgctactgcagGAAGATTTTATGTCTCtccgtaggtgtgtgtgtacttgtgagtgcgtgtgtgggagatggggagagagtgatgtATGTGAAGGAAAGctagattgtgtgtatgtgtgtgtgagagagagagggagagagagaaagagagatctgaTGTGTGGGGgtacatgtgtgcttgtgagtgtgtgtgtgggagcaagagagcgagagtgtgaaGGAAAGCTagattgtgtggtgtgtgtgtgtgtgtgtgtacgtgtgtgaaaaAGAGCGTGAGCTGCCTCCTACGTCTGCCGAGCGGAGGAGTTGAAACAGCCTCTGCATGGCTCCCTGCTCCCGGGGTCCCCACAGAAGCCATTAAACGGCGTGGCTAGTGGAATAATGTGTTTGGCTTGGCCGGCAGGCGGTGGCAGGTGCTGCAGGGGCCCCCGCGCCGCTCCGCTGCTCGCTCCCCTCTTTGATCCGTCCCccagcgcagcgcagcacagcacagcacagctctgcCTGGGCCTGACCCTGTCAGTGCATCCAAATCCACAGAAACCCCCGTTACGAAACCACCGACAGGGAAACCGCGCTACTACAACAGAGAAGGGCCTATCATATTTATCAGGTTCCCCTGTGGTTTGTGTCTAAAAAGAAATGCTACTAGGAATAGTAGTGTTGTGGGAGCACTTTTAAAACAGAAAAGGATATTCTATGACGGATAAATATACTTTTTACTACGCTAAAATTCAGTTTGTGTAAAAAGCATCTGTGAAATGTGCCGTTCAGAGTTggagataaaaataaaacaaaagaaaaaaaccttgTTTTTAAGACTTAAACCTTTGCCAAAGTGACCTGAGAAGACACTCGctaactgtttgtttgtgtgactccTCTCCTCGTGATTTCTCGACAGTGGCCTGTGTCTAATTAAGCCAAACGCTAACAGATAACAACCGCTCAGCTACGACGGGCATGACGCACGATGAGCAGTATCATCAGAAGACATTACATCATTGCCATCAGATCAGGATCTAGCAATCGAGTCTGTGGCGTGGTCGTATGACCAGGCCTCTCTGGACATGATAATACCACGTCGCTGATGTGAATGTGGTGAAGGTAGGGaaggcacgcaggcaggcaggcgtgcaggcaggcgggcgggcgggcgggatGTGACTAATGCTGCTTTGAGTTCCCGGCCCCCTCTGCCTCAAGGTAAAGTCATTAAGGCCGTAGTAATGCGGCCCACTAGGGTTCAGAGCGGGATATGATGAAAACCAAAGCACAGGActgaaaggcagagaaagaagagagaaagagagggagagggagagagagaggggtgggggggagttgttagagaaggagaaagacagacaataagataaaaaaaattaacgaGGAAGTGGACCTGTgtggaacagagaaagaggaacagaaagagggagagacaatgagagagagtagcacaaaacgacagagagacagacagcaagggaaagaggaaaaagaaagagagaaaggaagaaaaaggaaatATTGGACAGGCCCACTCCCGGCGCATTCTTCTGCCAAGAGCCCAGGCCTCCCCTGAGCACAGGGGCTAAGATAGCGACTCAGACGGGGATGTCAGCTGGAGCtgctccaatctctctctctctctcgctctctctctcgctctccttctctcaaacatacacacaccagaaatgCTAGCAACATAAACATATGAACAtacccagacccccccccccacacacacactgaaaaccatACTGAcatgatcacaaacacacagtagaagacagaaatacacattcttacattgtgtgtgtgtgagtgtgtgtgttcttcaatAGACATGGTTGCCATCTGTCCTCCCCTCTTCACACGGTATAGTGAAGAGTGGAAAGGCAGGGCGAACCAAGGACAGCAGGCCTGCCTGAATAGGAAACATATCGGTCTCTGTCCCTGAGCTGATTGATTTGTGGGTTTTTGGGGTCTGTGTTGAACAGGATATTAGATTCACCCTGGAAATCCCACCCCCGATCACACTGGAAAAGCCATCGGCAAGGTCAGAGCGGCCCAGCACCTGGATGACGGGGCGAACCAGCACCTGGACGGCCGGGCGACccaacgaaaaaaaaaagacgccaAGAGGTCAGATGATTCGCCCCACCTCTGAAGAgaagtgcatgagtgtgtcccAAGATCGGATGCTAGCTTGCATTACCCTACAATTTATATCTCCTCTGTGTCACTATACAAAATGGATGATgagaagggggaaaaacacataaaacaaaagatTAAAGATGAAAtaaatttgaaaaaaataacCGACAGGGGTAAAGCCTGGGAAAGGTTCCCCGGgtaatgtgtagtgtgtattgtGGAAAGCCAGCGCAGTAGCATGGCTGCCAGCAGCGAGAGGTTAATGGGAGCGGATGAGGGGAATACGGCGCTCCGCGGTATACAGATGATCCGTGTGATCTGCTGTGACCACAGACAGGAACTGTCAAGGCTGGAGACCTCGCCTGGATCCTGCTACATCGCTCACTAGGGCTAAAAAGAAGAGCACAACATAACCCAGCCCAGCCCGGCCCAACCCAGAACctcacagaacacaacagagagaagcAACCTCCAGGCCCTGAATCATCCTTTATAATGTGTCCTATTACATCTCTGCTCCCTGAGTTATCGCCTTAAATCAATATGCCCACAAAGAGCGATAAATAACTGATAAAATAGCTTTGATGGGTTTCCCATGATGGCTTGCCGATAGATTTAGGCCCAGAATCCATTGACAGTGTAAAAATGGTTGCATTACATTTCAAGGCAATGCAAATTTAAAGCACCAGTTGGCACCATGTTCAATGGTCAGTGGATGAAAGGTAaagcaattcattttttttttttgactacAGCACACTCGACAAGAACATGAGTCTGTCCAGAGCTTCTTTTCGGTCCCAATATTGTTACGCAACTTCACATAAATTAAGCTTCTCAACTGGAACCAATGAATTTCCCATTCAAAGCCCACCTGGAGAATGAGCATTATTTTGGCCACGGGATAGTGTGAGTGCTTTTTACGAATCGTTCACATTGGTAGGACATTGACCAGATCCCTAAAGAAATACTTGGAAGACCTCAATAGGTAAACTGCCTAATCTATCTGTGAGCATATTTAAAGTTGCTGGCTGAAATCAAAGTACTACCCAGTATGATCATCTAGACTAGCTCTAGACACGTCAATGATATTACCTCAGATAGAATATTTATTTCTTTCTATTACAGTAATGCTGAAGCATGTtattgtctgtctttttcattCGTACAATGGGTATTTTCACCAGACTATGCATGGCATTTCGGAATCTGTCCATACAAACAAGAATATTTATGTCAACCATTTTAtgcactctctccccattgtcATTCCCCGTCGCTCCTGAATACCAACACAAAGAAATTGCTGAGAGATTTCCTGGAGAGAAGAGATAACCTGATAGCCTAACAGACACACGCAACAATAACAccctcctgtgcctctccttACACAGGCAGTCTCAGTTGTTGCACCGTGCCCTCATGGGGTTACTAGAAGGCCgctaaaagagagaaagtaatgTATAAATAGTACCTCTGCTTAATGGGGGAAAATCCATGGAGGAATGCTGCTGGCAAATCGCTCCAGACATTCCTTGCTCCCCAGACGACAGTAAGCGGTGGTCTGCAGTGGTGACGAAGTCGTGTGCGATGACAAGCCATTCTCCCCATGCTCTGTGGCCATTGTTCTGTGTTTGATTGACTGAGGAAGGCATTTGTTGTTGCTGGACcttatctgtgtttttgtgtgactcAGCCCTTGCCCCAGGCCAATGAAAAACAGCCGTCGTGTACACCTCTGAGCTATGTGGACCTGAACAGGCCCCGCCAAATGTTACATGGCGATCGTGGGGAAGGacggggggggggttcagggcAGGTCACAGCAAAGTATAAGAGTTAAGAAATGGTTCCCTGTATTCAAGAGGGATTCCACTTTTAATCCCCGCTCACAGACACTTGTCCTTTTCTTTAGGGAAAGTGCAATTCCCAGGAGCATCCCTGCAAAGTCAGTAATGGTGGAAGACAAACGGCTTCACCACACTTCCAATAATAAAGAAAATCCCTCTTTTATTCATTACTGTGAACAGCTCTATAATCCTTTTCTCCTTTTGCTTTGTGGCTCTCAGGGTGAACATTTGCCACTGCCAAAGAATTCATATAACCACCTGCATTACCATCCACTCCGGGAGCATCCGTAGACTCCCACAGTGCTGTAATGCTGGGTTATTAACTGGGCTGTGCACCCAATtgttcattggtgttttcatttggAAACGGCTATAATTGAGTGCGACGGCCGTAAAAAAAGGCACAATGAGGAGAAGAGCAGGCCGGCTGAGGAGACGACTCAAAGGGCAGTTAATGAAGGCCTCTGAAAATTAATACCTTCCTCTTTTACAGCGCACAATCACCaacttttatgtgtgtgcatgagacaaatgtgtgcatgagaatgtgtgtggggtttatgtgtgtgcctggggttcatgtgtgtgtgtgtgttcttttgacaacccccccccccctccccccacacacacacacacccttccacacacacatatacacagcctCTCACAAGAAAGGAGAACTTTAATCTAGTGAGTTGAAAAGTGCACACAGGGCACTGCCAAAACCCATGTCAAGCTATCAGCAGTGGCAGTCCACCGAGGGTTTATTGGGCCTGAAAGTGTGAGAGCTCCACAAGCAGGAGCAGTGGgcttgtgggagtgggagttcaggttgtgggggggggggctggaagCTTTGGGTCGGCCGAGAACTCTTTGTTCTTCACTTCAGAGGAAAGAAGGTGATAAAAGTTAGCATTGCTGAGGCCTTCACCGATGCACATGGGCCCTATTAGGCAACCCTAGATCAGCAAGATTGCAATTTCAGATTTTCTGATGGTAGGAGGATGAGGAATACTTTTCCACATCTGTCTAGAGATCAACTCGAGGTGTTGCCTTGACACTGAGGTAGCATTTCAATGGATTTGAAGTATGACATATTATGGGCCTCTTCTGCTACACAAAAGACCCAGCAAAATCACGTCTGGAGGCACAACTGTGATCAGACATTTCCTAATTGGAGTCTCCACAGTCTCGCCTCCTCGGGCCGTGCAGGCTTTTTTCCCTGACGATTTATGTTGGCAGGGAACTGTGGTTCTTGACTGGGATCGCTATGCTCTTTCCATAACAGGAAGATCACAGTGGCTCCGATAGAGAGGAGACGAAAAACAAGCTCTGGTTCCTGAGTCCGAGTGGTGGCAGGGAGCCGGTGGGGGGAATGATAAAGTACCCCCGGTCGAGGCTCACATCGTGCCCGGCACTCATTTTTACCGGACAGAGAGTCTATCTTGAGGGGGCTAACAGGGAgccggggtggggggtggggaggaagTGTACACTTCATGGCCACTTCCTGCGCCCGGCCACTGAAAAACGGCGGGGGCTTCCCTTTGAGGTCAGCACCGAGCATCATGGCAGCCCTTTGTTGCAAACAGAATCCATCTAAGTCAGCGCTAACCCGGCTCTGATACTCTTTCAACCTGGCGTGACTTTGATATCATTCCAGCGTTGGTTTCCCTGCGCACGGTTCAGTTGCTGAGTAAGTTCATGGAACATGATTGCCTATGGTGCATGCGCCTTTAAATAAATATGGGACTTCTATAATAAAAATGTACCACAGGAGTAAAATAAGAACATTCCTCTGATGAATAGGAAAAAACCTAAGAAATCATTGCCATGGCTGAATGGGGGAACTGAGACTAAAGACCTCAGACACTGAAAATACATTGGTTGATCTGTGTAAACTTTATTGTTATTTTGACATGGCAAATGCCAGGCTATCACCAGTGTAGTATTATTTGTATAAAACTGTGTTTATGTTATGTCTGAGTGCGTGATAAATAGCATATGGATGTTATGGCTACTGTGTGATGTCTATTCACTTGTGAAGCTAAACGTAAACTTGGTGTCTTGGTCTAGACGGCTCACTGTATTTCTAAGCTATATTATAAAAGATACTGATTGATTGTTGCGTGGCTCGGGGAAAGAAAAGGAGCTTAAATCACCCTCGTGAAAACTTCACTTTTATTGTTGACCTTTCTGTATGCGCATGGATCTATTTTTTCTTCCAAACTCCTGGACAAAAATAAGCAGGGTCAGATAAAAGGTGCCTTTGTCGGAGGAGGTGGGCTGCTCTTCCGGATTGTCACTCCTCGTTAAGCGCTGATGCCGTGTGGATTTCACCAGCTGTGCCCTCGGCCAAGGTGGTGCATTGGGGCTTCGCCTCAAAACATCTGCTGGCATCGTCCATGTGCCCGCACTGGTCACTGACACACGCCAACCAGCACGCCCTGGCCTCCGTCTGTCCATCACCAAGAGTGGCACGGCATGTTCGGACAAGAGACAGAACCAGAGGAGCGATCGAGACGTTTCACTTTTTCTTCTTTAAACCACTGCTCATTGCATGCTATAATTGAAGAGCCAGTGCTGCCCTGGCATTCTAGCACATTCCATGACCTCTTTATGAGTTGGAAAACTGCTGACAGGTTCATCATGTGTGCAAACCAACCAGCACTGCTAGCTGAAACAAGACATAAAACACTCagggacacacaaaaaaaacaacaaaaaactatatatttttttaaacagcaatttattttattttcattgacAACCTCAAACTTGTTGTTCAAGAAGTGTCCGTGAGAAAAGGCCTGTCCCTGGCTCCTTCCTTATTGCTGAAGgtctttttaaatatttgttcttCTGTCACACCGCTAGGGCATGAATCACTTTTACAACATGCCAGAAATGTGCCACAAAGCATATGTGCTTCATTCATCGATCTGTCCATTCTTCAGTTTAAAATTCCCCTCTTCACTATATTGTCCAGTGAAAGTAGAAAGGTTGTTTTCGTGGTTGTTCAGTCCACATATGTCCACAAAGGTTTGTAAAACAAAGATAATGGGAGAACAGTGACACAAGTCGACCTTTGACAGTTCCGTCTACAAGGCCAGCCAAGCCATCCATGATTCAGCCCTTTTTGATGCTAGACTTTTGATTGAGTGGTCCTTTATTGACTTTTCGTGTTAAGAAGAGTGTGTTTGACAATTCTTGGTGAAAGCGGTGTTAAGTTGAGGTTGGCCAATATGTTGACCAGTGCCGttaaacaatcaatcaaatgaACAGCAtttctgaaacacattgtgtcacGTTTCTATTCAATATACCACCTTCTTTTTATATTCCGCAGAGGGTAAGCCAATACACAGGCCTGGTTTTGTTCAAAAACATTTGCTGTGTGAAAGCTCACAGCCAAAAATAACATCAGTCTTGTCTGTCCTGACATTTGCACATTGCTTCTAATGAGGAATTCATAATTTAACTGGTCATGCAAGTGCCAGGTTTAATATAAGACACTGTGGAATTGTTCTAACTGTATAAAGTGCAACATGGCAAATAAAAGGCCTCTTTGAGTAAACATATAAACCTGCATATTATAGACGCATTTAAACAATGAGAGTCTAAAATGAGAGTACAAAAAGagcatagagatagagagagagagagagaaagagagagagagagagagagagcatagagcatagagcaagagagagcgtagagcaagagagagaagagagccacAGAAAAGCACACTTAGAGGTGGCCAGAGGAAAACCGAGACAGCTAGACagccaaagacaaaaaaaacaacacagagccacacagagagacagcctgTCATACAGAGATATGAggaggcagaaagagacagtcacatacaaaaaaagatagacagccacacagagagagagagagagagagagagagagagtgagtgagtgagtgagtgagtgagtgagagagagagagagaggataaaagagggacaaggagagagagagatgcacagacaaacaaggagcgagaggacaggacagacacatcgagaaagagtgagataaaGGGCAAAAGACATtacaagtgtgtgagagagctttaCTGAGACGGCCCCTTTGTGCCGTGGGCTTCAGAAGTGGGCAGACTTGGCCAGGTCCTTCTTCATCTCGCTGTACTGGGCACTGAGGCGGCCCACGGCCTTGGCATGCTCCtcgtccacctcctccttcatggCAGCCTGCTGCTTCAGGAACTCCTCCCAGTCTGCCTTCCGCCGCTCTAGACACACCTGCATCTGggtgctctaacacacacacacgcgccacacacacacacgccacacacatacacacacacctgttacatTTAGCTGTTATAGCCATCAAAATAATTTTTATGTAATTGTGTTTGGCATTTGGTTTGCATCATGTAAGATGAAGCATCTGGATATAACATGGAAAGAGGAATATCCATGCAAAATTTGTACAAATGAATAGCTatttcactcacaaaaacaTCAGTCTAACGACACTTCCACACAACCCTGTTCTTTAGAAATGTACATGTCTGCAAAATGTAGTCTTAAAATTGGTGCTTTCAATTGAACTTGGTCTTGGCACACAGCCCAATCATTAACATGCAATTATGAGATTCACACTGCCACAGACAGAACTGGATCGGCTGCTGGGTACATAGTTTGGTTTACCTGCTGTGCCTCTAGCTCCCTCTGCTGGATCCTCTGTGCCATGTGATTACTGGCCTCCACTATGGAATGAAGAACAGCACATCAGACATTACAGGTCGAGAATACAATTCACACAAGACAATTCACATATCCACCAGCACCTATCTTAAATTCACAATATCAGATTAGTATGTCATTACACAAATGAGTACGAAATAGAGAACATTTGTTACTCTTTACTACATTAATACAACATTCCACCACACTTAGATTTCTAATATCTTCAGAGCAATTACTTTTCGTTGGTTTCATCATTTTGGTAGCAATGCATTTCTCGACTATTTTTTAAGAATCAGCTAGTTCAAAgcactgagacagacacagtcgAACTGTACTTCACTTTCGAACGCGTAACAAGCCTCAAGGAGGTGACTATTATAAATGTATAGCATTATGTACTCTGGATAACCAATTCTTGTAACTGAGCATATGCGACTATACGgtcatctctcctcttggttTGGTAAAGAGAAAACTGATAAGGAAGATCCTCACATCTTGTGAGAACCTGCAGCAGGTTCTGGTCCATGGTCTCTGAACAGTTAGGGAGAGCTTGTTCATTTGTCTCCACAACCATCTTACTGAGGTTTTCCAATAGGCGGCATTCCCGAAATCCACGTTTCTCCTGGAAGTGATGACCAAGGGGGAGATGGATTTTCAGTTTGGGCAAAAACGTCACACTACACAACATACtcaaaatatactgtatgtcaaatTTTTAGTAAATGTTGTTGGTAGTGATAGTGCCTATTTTTAAGAATAATTGACTTAATATGTTTCATGTGAAAGTCAACAGAGCCAAGCCATCTTAGGTTCTCACCTCAAATTCTCTCACAAAGTACCGTATTTCTCCTTGGATGATTGGTCTGTGATCTATCAGCCTGGATTGGATGTCACCCACATCTGTAATGGATATTAAATTGAGGTCACAGAAAAAATCTTTTGCTAGTGAATGAGACACAATGTTCTGACATTTAGGAGGTTCTACATACTTATACATAACAACTACTCTGATAGACAGTACAGCATCACTTATCGTGTAGTACTTACTAACCTGCACTGTACCTGTAAATAATTCAATTTTAACATTCTATTGGCTTTGTACCTGTCCTCTGCACAATGGCATTAAAGTTTAATCTAATTTAATCTAATGATTTTTAGAATGTTCGAATCCCGTGCCAGTCAATGCTGCTGTACTGCAGCTCTGCAAACACAAGACAGAACTGTCTTCTCAAGTCAACAGTAAGGTCTTGGAAATCAACAGACTTCAGGCGTATGTGACTGCATGTTCAATACAAAGACTAAGCGACCCTTTCAAGATATTGACAGGTAGGCTATTGATCTAAACAGCATCAGAAACGGTCATGTCAGATGACAAATCTCCAGCTGCTTGTTCCCAGTCAATGTAGCCAACATTGCTCCTACAATGACAGTAGCTAACTCAGTTAACTAGGCTATTAGTCTACAATGCATCTCACCTTAAAGGCTGAAAATAACGTCATGTGGAACGCCAGTCTACGCCAAGCTTACCTTTCACAATTTTCTCCATTGTCATAAAAAAGTTTTGATTAGAAGCTTGCATGcaaacccaaacaaacaaacctcgCTAGCTACGCTATCTAGTTATCTAATACATAGATTAATCTGACATTTACTTGACACGGGCAACCATGTCAGTTTCACACATAAtaaatgctgttgttttgaaaaaaatatatcatattCTGAAAGTTAAATGAAACACGGACAGGGCAAACTACTCGGCTAGCTGAATTGAAGTCACCAGACCAAAGGCATCTGACAACATCTGACTGAAGAACTTCCGGTGTTGTGTTGTCACCTTAAAGGGGACGTAGCGACCTTTGACGAATGCCTGTGCAGCAAGGTAAGCCTGTGTAATAACGTATACAAGGTATCTGGTtataacaaaataacaaaatgataaGTCATAAGTTATACCTTAAGCTGTGCCTTAACGTTTCGAGGTGTTTCCCAGAACGTCCAGAGCTAAGTGTACCTTCTGTAAGAGATACTTTCATAAGGTTGGTATGGTCTTGCACTGACTGCAGTGTAGGACCAAGATAAGTTTTGCATTCCATTTTGTGCTTCAGTAAACAAAAAGGCAAAGCCAGGCaagattatttatatttttatttatatttatatcacatttcatacagagaggcaattcaatgtgctttacataaataaataatctaaatatTTATGCTCtctttatatacatatatatatatatataagagagTACACAGTACataaaatagtaataaaaagAAAGTACACAGTACATGATTAAAAGATAAGTAATATAATTAATGTAAGACTAAAGT
It contains:
- the bloc1s5 gene encoding biogenesis of lysosome-related organelles complex 1 subunit 5, encoding MQASNQNFFMTMEKIVKDVGDIQSRLIDHRPIIQGEIRYFVREFEEKRGFRECRLLENLSKMVVETNEQALPNCSETMDQNLLQVLTRLEASNHMAQRIQQRELEAQQSTQMQVCLERRKADWEEFLKQQAAMKEEVDEEHAKAVGRLSAQYSEMKKDLAKSAHF